The Acidobacteriota bacterium genome includes a window with the following:
- the rnc gene encoding ribonuclease III encodes MTLNLSELEERMGYQFQRPELLERALTHRSYANEHSHENCLSNEGLEFLGDAVLGLIISEWLVERFPESPEGVLARFKGYLVSSQHLAECAQLLELGKFLRLNRGEEKTGGRRKRAILENSFEAVLAALYLDAGLARTATFVRTLFEPSVATLDPTEANFADSKTALQDWLRAHRMPLPEYFTVASDGPPHSPEFSVGLRLGSEIIAQGRGPTLKAAHQSAASMALKYLKMRHVATRTSKAKEQPPSTP; translated from the coding sequence TTGACTTTGAATCTCAGTGAACTCGAAGAACGCATGGGATATCAGTTCCAAAGGCCCGAGTTGCTTGAGCGAGCCTTGACACACCGTTCCTATGCCAATGAGCATAGTCACGAAAATTGTTTAAGTAATGAGGGCCTCGAATTTTTAGGCGATGCCGTCCTGGGCCTGATTATCAGTGAGTGGCTGGTTGAGCGGTTTCCAGAGTCTCCCGAAGGAGTTTTGGCACGGTTTAAGGGGTATCTGGTCAGTTCACAACACCTGGCGGAATGTGCTCAATTATTAGAACTGGGAAAATTCTTGCGGTTAAATCGGGGTGAAGAAAAAACAGGGGGCCGCCGGAAGCGCGCGATTCTTGAAAATTCCTTTGAAGCAGTTCTGGCAGCACTCTATCTGGATGCCGGATTGGCCCGGACGGCTACTTTTGTCCGAACCCTTTTTGAACCTTCAGTGGCCACACTTGACCCGACTGAAGCAAATTTTGCCGATTCCAAAACGGCACTCCAGGACTGGTTGCGGGCTCATCGGATGCCATTACCTGAATATTTTACCGTGGCTTCAGATGGCCCCCCGCACAGCCCCGAATTTTCAGTTGGACTCCGGCTCGGGAGTGAAATCATTGCCCAGGGACGTGGCCCAACCCTCAAGGCGGCGCACCAGTCAGCCGCGAGTATGGCGTTGAAATACCTTAAGATGCGTCATGTAGCTACCCGCACATCGAAAGCCAAGGAACAACCGCCCTCAACACCTTGA
- the lepB gene encoding signal peptidase I gives MKSSYDGKVKRLKKLYFPEPDTLNPEWYDFAHFSSNSVFKSVFAHFQSALNQGRKKHPAASTTAAPSPVLARQKPGLIREFIEVALMTVIGSLFVFTFVVQDVRVETGSMKNTIQVGDYLLVNKFMFADGGSTGIPWLPTRNIRRGDIVIFKFPKDPNVNYVKRVVGLPGETIEIRGNRVFINGQELAEVRFTINIESDRLNRTAPLQILAELPPLDVGPNALTSPTPYNVYYGPQSNDPTDPGNRQVVDELLDTAVYGVGSPYKIPPDQFFCLGDNRDNSEDSRQWGGVPRKNIIGAPMWILYSIRADDNQTGSSNFLIDVLLNSKWDRFGTRIR, from the coding sequence ATGAAGTCATCGTATGATGGGAAGGTTAAACGATTGAAAAAATTGTATTTCCCTGAACCCGATACCCTGAACCCTGAATGGTATGACTTTGCTCATTTTTCCTCAAATTCCGTGTTCAAATCTGTCTTTGCTCACTTTCAATCTGCCTTGAACCAGGGCCGGAAGAAACACCCGGCAGCCTCGACCACTGCTGCACCTTCTCCCGTGCTTGCTCGACAGAAGCCGGGCTTGATCCGCGAGTTTATTGAGGTCGCCCTGATGACAGTCATTGGCTCGCTCTTTGTTTTTACCTTTGTCGTCCAGGATGTACGGGTCGAAACCGGATCCATGAAAAATACAATTCAGGTCGGTGACTACTTGTTGGTTAACAAGTTTATGTTTGCTGATGGTGGTTCAACTGGAATTCCCTGGTTGCCTACCCGCAATATTCGCCGGGGTGACATCGTGATTTTCAAGTTTCCAAAAGATCCCAATGTGAATTATGTCAAACGAGTGGTAGGGTTGCCCGGAGAAACCATTGAGATTCGTGGAAATCGGGTTTTTATCAACGGACAGGAGTTAGCCGAGGTCAGGTTTACCATCAATATTGAGTCTGACCGGCTCAATCGAACCGCGCCGCTTCAAATTCTGGCTGAACTCCCGCCTCTGGATGTGGGACCCAATGCCTTAACTTCACCCACTCCGTACAACGTGTATTATGGTCCGCAATCCAATGATCCAACTGACCCAGGTAACCGGCAAGTGGTTGATGAACTTCTGGATACGGCTGTTTATGGCGTGGGGAGCCCCTATAAAATTCCACCTGACCAGTTCTTTTGTCTTGGGGATAATCGTGATAATAGTGAAGATAGCCGGCAGTGGGGGGGCGTCCCTCGAAAAAACATCATTGGTGCCCCAATGTGGATTTTGTATTCAATTCGTGCTGACGATAATCAAACCGGGTCCTCGAATTTTCTGATAGATGTGCTGTTAAATTCAAAATGGGATCGTTTCGGGACCCGGATCCGGTGA